AGATGATCGAGCGCCGGATCGGCCTCGAATACAAGCAAAGCGAAGAATTCACGATCGCGGAGCTGCGCGGGCTGCTCAACGTGCCCGAAGGCAAGCTCGAACGCTTCGCCGATCTCAACAAATATTGCCTCAAGGTCGCCCAGGAGGAAATCAACAAGCTCTGCCCCTTCTATGTCGATTTCACGCCGATCAAGAAGGGCCGCAAGGTCGAAAAGGTCGCGATGCTGTGGATGTCCAAAACATCGAGCGGCCGCCGCGACGCGCAAAACCTGATCGATCAGCACAGTATCGTGCGACGGGCGAAGATGCGTGGCGGCATCCCCGAAATGCCGGTACTGGTGGATTTCAACCTGCCCGCCGCCGAACGGTGAGCCCCTACCCCAAAACTCACCTTTGGCGCGCCGTGCTACGATCCGCTGCGCTTCACCCTTCGCCGGCGTCGAGCGCACGGCTGACGGTGAACTGAATCCATGCGCTGCGGCTGATGCCGCGCCGCTTCGCGGCGCTATCGACCTTCGCCAGCAAGGCGCGGTCGAAGCGCAGCATGACCGGCGCCTTGCGCGGCCCATCCTCGTCCGCCGCTGCGATCGGCGGCGTCGCCGGCTTCGCGGCCCCGGCAATGAAGGCGTCCGCCGCATCGTCATCAATGGGCGGCTTCGGATTGCTGTTCGGTTTACGAGCGATAGCCATCGCACTTCACTCCGCTATCATCATGCTATACAAACACCGCACCTATCAGCGCGGTCAGCTCATCGACTGCCTTGGCGTCGCGCGGGGATTGCTCCAGCACCCCCCTGCCCTCGGCCGCCGCGTTCGGGAACGCCTTGCGGCGCACGATCGATGTGGGCAGCACCTCGATCCCCTCGATGTCGCCGATCATCTGCAATGCCGCCTCATTGTCGCCGCCCTGCGGGTCCGCGCCATTGAGGATCGCAACGGCGCGCAGCCCCTCGTTGATCTCGCGCGCCTCGGCCACCAGCGTCGCGACCTGATCGAGCGCCCATACATCGAAGCTGCGTGGCTGCACCGGCACCAGCAACGTGTCGGCCACGGTGAGCGCGGCGCGCAGCGAGCCGGTGTCGCGCCCACCCACGTCGATGATAATATCGTCATATTTGGGCGCGAGCTGGCGGACCTGGCTGCGCAGCGCAGCGCCGGTAAGGGCGACGGCGGTATAACCGGCTTCGCCAAGACCTTCGGTGCGAAGCTGGGTGAAGGTGAGGGCGGTTCCCTGCTCGTCGCCGTCCACCAGCAACAGGTCGCGGCCGGCAAGCGCGCGGGCCACCGCGAGGTTGACCGCGAGCGTGGTCTTGCCAACGCCGCCCTTTGTGTTCCCGACTACCAATATCATAGTGCCCTCACTCTGCCTGCTATCGTTAATCGAACCAGCATGATCTGTCCATCACAGTGATATACATTTCTAAGGCCGCTCACTCTCCGGCGCTGGATCGTCATCCTCGTCAAGCGGATCGTGCCGCATGGCCCCATGGTCCTCGATCGGGCAAAGCGGCGCTCCAGCCTCTTCCAGCCATTTGCGCGCGGTCCTGACGGTATAGCCGCACGTCACGCACTCGCATTTGAGCATCCGGGGTTTCTGCTTCTTCGGCGCGGTGGACTCGCCGTCCGTATCGAGACGGGCATGGGGGAGGGGGCCAGCAACATCGAGGATCGGCACGATGGCGGCAAGGAAGGCATCGCCGGGCGTGGTGGCACGCATCGGCCCGACCAACCCCAGCCCAAGCGCGACCCGTTTAAACGCCTTCCCATGCCCTGCCGGGATGCCGACAGCGGCATGGACCAGTTCATGCGCGAGGATGGCCGCGATCTGTGCCGGCATGGCGTCGGGCGCATGGGCAAGGTCCGGACGGATGAAGATTTCAAAATGGCCGTCCGCGCTCAGCCGGTTATCCCAGCACTCGCCGATCGCCTTGCCCTTGGCTCCCGCGCTGGTGAAGCCGATCGCCACGCGCACCCGGTCGGGCAGGGGAGCTTCCAGCGCCTCAAAGAGCGGGGCCATGCCCGCCGCCACCCGATTGAGCCAGCTTTCCCGGTTGTCGTGGGTCATCGTCTCTATTCCCTTCAGATCGCCTGTCCGGCGATGGCCATGCCATCGGCCGGAACACGGACGCCCAAGAACGCCGGCGAGAGAGGGGGGCAGCGGGAATCGACGGGGTGGAGCGGGCGCAGCGAGGCCCAGCCGAGCGAGCCACGGCCCGTCTATTCCCGTTGCTGGGGAGAGGGGGGGCGGAACGTCCTCTCCCCACTGAACAAACGACATGCCGGCCAGCGCCGGCACCTTGTCCCCGAGATCCGCGCACGCGATCTCGCCCGCCATGTGGATCGTCACCGAATGGCCAAGACCGCGTGCGGGCTTGGGGAGCGCAGCGACTAGAGCCACGGTGCCGCGCAAGCGGCAGGCGCACAATGGTTGTAATTGTAGCTCAGTTGAGCTACATCGAACACGGATCACAGGAGGTTCTTATGGCCGCTACCGCTTTCGTGCGTGCGCGCATCGACGAAACATTGAAGGATGAAGCCGCCGCCGTCCTGGCCGAACTGGGGCTGACCGTATCCGATGTGGTCCGCATGACGCTCACCCGGGTCGCGAAGGATCATGCCTTGCCGTTCGAGCTGAAAGTGCCGAACGCCGAAACACGGGCAGCCATCGAAGCCTCTCGCGCCACGATGAAGGCCCGCCGCGCCCGTTTCACCGATCCTCAGGAAGTCTTTGATGCCCTCGACCAAGAAGCCCGCCAGCAGTAAGCGCGCCTCGCTCCCCCGAGAGGCGTCTTATGAAAAGCGGTTCGCGAAGGATTGGGAGCGGTTGTCGCGCAGCGGGCGCTACAACATGAAGCAGCTCAAGGAAGCGATGATGCTCCTCATCGCCAACGACGCGCCGCTTGGCCCGGAATGGCTGGACCACGCCCTCAAAGGCGATTGGAGCGATCATCGCGAGTGCCATATCGGCGGCGACTTCCTGCTCATCTACACGATCGAGGGAAATCTGGTGAACTTCGTGCGCGCCGGCACGCATTCGGAACTGTTCGAATAGCCTGCCGCTTCCTGGCGAACACAAGAAAAGCAAGCGAAGCGCTACTGTTTGGCTATCTTTTGTATATCGCTTGGATAGCGCTCGCCAGCAATGAAGGGGAAGCCATGAAGGCCATATTCATCCGCCACGGCGAAAGCACCGGCAATGCCGGCATGCCCTGTCACGATCTGGCGACGATCGAGGCCACGAACAGACGCGCCAGGTTACCGCGAGCTTGCCCGAAGCCGACCCCGCAGTATCACGTCACCTATACCCGCACCCGGCAGAGCGCCGCGCTGCTGATCGCGTTTCCCCGCCGTGCGGGTCGAGACGTGGCCCATAGGAGAGAGCTTTAAAACAATCCTGCGATGCAGCGATGGACGCCTCAGTTCACCTGACGCCGGTGCTTGCCACCATACTTCTTGCCGCAATAGTCATCCAGTTCCCGCATCTCGTTCACGGCGGCGGCGACCAGCGCGGTGGCGCAGGACAGACCGCTGTCCGGTGTAGCCATCCGGGCCTCCACGCGATTTCGCAGTTCCTCGATGTCGGCGCGCGACAGGACGTTCTTTTCTCGCAAATAGCAGATCAGGCTTTGCAACAGGATCATTGCCTTGTCGCCGGGGGCCACATTATCGTTGTTCATCATCTTTCCGGTATCCTCTGGAGCGACCGTATTCCTCGGCCTGTAATGAGAAGATGATATGATGCTGAACAATTGTCCAGTGCCCGGGGACCTTCAGCTCACCAAAATGCCAATCGAGCTGCGCCAGCCTTGGTCCGCGCGCACTGAGCAGGTCCTCAATTGCACATTGCGGCGAGTTCCCGGCGGAACAGCGACGCCATGTAGTGGCGCAAGATTTTGTGGTCTCGGTAAGGAAACAGCTCGGCCCCCGCTACCATTCCCCAGGACATGGTGATGATGAAGTCCACCACCGTTGATCTGTCCTGTGGAGATGCGCCCGGCGCCAAAGAGGCCAGCGCCGCTCCCAGGCTGGTGCGCAGCCGGACATCCGCCTTGCGATTGATCTCGGCGATGATCGGGTTACACCCCACTGTGGCCACGAATTCGCACATCATGCGGCGATTTTCATGCGATGGCTCATCGATGGCGATTCGCTCGATCCAGGCGAGGATACCTTCGCGATCCCCCACCGCGACCGCCGTCTCCAGCGTCTCTTCCTCGAGCCATTCAGCAAGGTCGGCTTCGCAGATGGCGGCAATGATCGCCTCCTTGTTGGCAAAGTCCCGATAGATCTGCCCCACCGCGATGCCGGATGAACTGGCGATTTGGGCCATCCCGGTCTGATGGAATCCGCGTTTGACGAAGAGATCGCGGGTCGTGGCCAATATATGCTGCCGCCGCGCCGCAGAGCGGGGTCCCCGCACTCTTGCGACCGAATTGTTTTTTGCCACCATACCTCCCTAGCTTGCATTCGATGCGGCGGCGCAATAAAGAGCCGCTGATCGTGAGTGATCATTCGCTCTCGTGATAACTTGGTCAACGGGCAAGCTCTATGAAAAAATGCACTCCATTCATCGCGCTACTTATTACTGCATGCGGTGGAGGAGGGCAGCAGGGGGTCGCCGGCCCGCCGGAGGTGGGGGTGGTTACCGTCCGCGAGCAGACCGTGACGCTCAGCAGCGAGCTTCCGGGGAGAACCAGCGCTTTCGAAGCTTCCGACGTGCGCCCGCAGGTCAACGGCCTGATTCTCAAGCGTCTGTTCACCGAAGGCGATCAGGTGCGCGCGGGACAGGCACTTTACCAGATCGATCCCGCTCCCTACGAGGCACAGGTCGCGAACGCGCGCGCCGCACTCGTGCGGGCCAGATCCTCAATCGCATCCACAGCCGCTCTGGCCCGCCGCTACAATGATCTGGTCAAGATAAACGCGATCTCGCGCCAGGAGGCGGAGAACGCAGTCACCAGCGCGCAGCAGGCCGAGGCTGACGTGTCAGCGCAGCAGGCGATGCTGCGCTCGGCGCAAATCGACCTGGCGCGCACCACGATCCGCGCACCGATCTCCGGCCGCATCGGTCGCTCGACATACACCATCGGCGCGCTCGTCTCCGCTTCGCAAACCGACCCGCTCACCACGATCCAGCGGTTGGATCCGATCTTCGTGGACATCCAGCAGTCGAGCGCCGATGTGCTGCGCCTGCGCCAGCAATTGCTTTCCGGTGACATATCGCGCGGTAGTGGCGCGGCGCAGGTGAAGCTCAAGCTGGAGGACGGCAGCACTTATCCGGAAAAGGGCGTGCTCAAGTTCACTGACGTCACCGTCGATCCCACAACTGGCAGCCAGATCATCCGCGCTCAGTTCCCTAATCCGCGCGGTCTGCTTCTTCCGGGAATGTACGTACGGGCCGAATTGGTCGATGGCACGAAGAGCAACGGTTTGCTCGTGCCCCAGGTCGCCGTGTCGCGTGACGAGAAGGGCAATCCTACCGTCCTCATCGTCGGTCCGGAAAACAAGGTGGAGATGCGCAAGATCACCGCGCCGCGCACGATCGGAACCAGCTGGCTCGTCACCAGCGGGCTGAAGCCGGGGGAGAAGATAATCGTGGATGGTGCGCAAATGTTGCGGCCCGGCATCGCAGTCAAGGCGGTGCCGGCCCAGCAGGGAAGTGACCAATCCGGTCAGCGACCTGCGCAGCGGGGGCAGTAACCGACCATGTCCCGCTATTTCATCGACAGGCCCATCTTCGCATGGGTCATCGCCATCGTCCTGATGATGGCCGGCGCGATTGCCATCCGCAGCCTGCCGATCTCGCAGTTCCCCGAGATCGCGCCACCGACCGTCACCATCAGCGCCACTTATCCGGGCGCCGACGCCGAGACGCTCGAACGCACGACCACGCAGATCATCGAGCAGCAGCTCAAGGGCATCGACAACCTGCGCTACTTCTCGGCGCAGTCCTCGTCTGCCGGGCGCGTGACGATCACCCTTACCTTCGAGCAGGGCACCGATCCCGACATCGCCCAGGTCCAGGTCCAGAACAAGCTCCAGGCCGCGACCGCCCTGCTCCCGCAGGAAGTCCAGCGCCAGGGCGTGACCGTCGCCAAGTCGGCGGCCAGCTTCCTGCTCATCACCGCGATCTATTCCGAGGACGGCACTCACACCGCCAACGACCTTTCGGACTACATCGTCAGCCAGATCCAGGATCCGGTCAGTCGCATCAACGGCGTGGGCGAACTACAGATATTCGGCACCCAGTACTCGATGCGTATCTGGGTCGATCCGCTCAAGCTGCGCAGCTACAATCTCACCATCGCCGACGTCAGCACTGCCGTCTCCGCGCAGAACGCGCAGGTTTCAGCCGGTCAGATCGGTCAGTTGCCGGCGTCCAAGGAACAGCAGCTCAACGCAACCGTCTCGGTCCAGTCGCGCCTGCAGACGCCTGAGCAGTTCGGCAACATCCGCCTGCGCACCACCGAAGGCGGGGCCGTCGTGCGCCTGCGCGACGTGGCTCGGGTGGAACTCGGCGCCGAAATCTACGGCTTCGATACGCAGTATAACGGCAAGCCCGCATCGGGCTTCGGCGTGAAGCTGGCATCAGGCGCCAACGCGCTTGACACCGTGGACGCGGTGAAAGCCGAAGTGCAGAAAATCGCCACGGGCTTCCCCTCGGACGTCAAGGTCGCCTTCCCTTACGACACGACCCCGTTCGTCCGCCTTTCGGTCGAGCAGGTGATCCACACGCTGGTCGAGGCGGTCGTGCTCGTGTTCCTCGTCATGTTCCTGTTCCTGCAGAACTGGCGCGCCACGATCATTCCCACCATCGCGGTCCCGGTCGTGCTGCTCGGCACCTTCGGCATGATGTCGATGCTGGGGTACTCGATCAACACGCTGACCCTGTTCGGCATGGTCCTGGCGATCGGCTTGCTCGTCGATGACGCGATCGTGGTCGTCGAAAATGTCGAACGCCTGATCCAGGAAGAACATCTGTCGCCAAAGGAAGCGGCGCGAAAATCGATGGACGAGATCAGCGGCGCACTGATCGGTATCGGCATGGTGCTGTCGGCCGTGTTCCTGCCGATGGCCTTCTTCGGCGGATCGACCGGCGTCATCTATCGCCAGTTCTCGATCACCATCGTCTCGTCGATGGCGCTTTCGGTACTGGTCGCGCTGATCCTCACCCCGGCGCTGTGCGCCACGATCCTCAAGCCCCACGATCCCGGCAAGAGCGAAGGGGACGGCCCGCTCGCCCGCTTCTTCCGCTGGTTCAACGACAAGTTCGATCGTGGTACCCGCAAGTACGAGGGCGGCGTGCGTCGCACCGCCAACAGTTGGAAGCGCTCGGGCTTCGTCTATCTGATGATCGTGGCGGCCATGGGTCTGATCTTCATGCGTCTGCCCGGCGGCTTCCTCCCCGAGGAAGACCAGGGTACAATGTTCGCGTTGGTCCAGGCTCCTCCGGGCGGCACCTTGCCGCGCACGCAAAAGGCGCTGGACGTGGTGCGCGACCACTTCCTCAAAGACGAGAAGGCAGCCGTCGATTCGGTCTTCACGGTCAGCGGCTTCTCCTTCAACGGCCAGGGCCAGAACGCCGGCCTGGCCTTCATCAAGCTCAAGGACTGGAAGGACCGCAGCAGCTCCGAGAACAAGGCCCAGGCCCTCGTGGGTCGCGCAATGGGCGTGTTCTCCAAGTATCGCGACGCCACGATCTTCGCCCTCATGCCGCCCGCAGTGCGGGAACTCGGCAATGCGACCGGCTTCGACTTGTGGCTGGTGGACAACACCAACATGGGGCACGAAAAGCTGCTCGGCGCGCGCAACCAGCTCCTGGGCATGGCGGCGGGCGACAAGCGCGTCGCGCAGGTCCGCCCGGTCACTCTCGACGACGCTCCGCAGCTCGCGGTGGACATCGATCAGGACAAGGCCGGCGCCCTCGGCCTCGACCTGGGCGCGATCAACAGCGAGATTTCCAGCGCCTGGGGCAGCGCCTACGTCAACGATTTCCTCGACCGCGGCCGCACCAAGCGCGTGTACATCCAGGCAGACGAGGCCTATCGCTCCTCACCCGAAGGCATCGAGAATCTCTACGTGCGCGGCACGAGCGGCGAGATGGCGCCGTTCAGGGCCTTCTCCACCCTGTCGTGGAAGACCGCGCCCGTCATCCTGAGCCGCTACAACGGCAAGCCCGCCATGCAGCTGCAGGGTGCGCCGGGCCAAGGCCTGAGCACTGGCGACGCGATGAACGCCATCACCGAGATGCACGGCAAGCTGCCGCCGGGCACTGGCCTGGAATGGACCGGCCTGTCTTACGAGGAACGCCTGAGCGGCGGCCAGGCACCAATGGTCTATGCCCTGTCGCTGGTCATCGTCTTTCTGTGCCTCGCGGCGCTCTATGAGAGCTGGTCGGTGCCGATCGCGGTCATGCTGGTCGTGCCGCTCGGCGTGATCGGCGCGGTCCTCGCCGCGATGCTGACGGGCCTCAACAACGACATCTACCTGCAAGTCAGCCTGATCACCACGATCGGCGTCTCGGCCAAGAACGCGATCCTGATCGTCGAATTCGCCGAGGAGCGGGTACAGTCGGGGATGAACGCCTTCGACGCGGCGATGGAGGCGGCCCGGCTGCGTCTCCGCCCGATCCTGATGACCTCGCTCGCCTTCGTGTTCGGCGTGCTGCCACTGGCGGTCTCGACCGGCGCGGGCGCGGGCGGCCAGAACGCGATCGGCCGCGCGGTGGTGGGCGGCATGCTCTCTGCCACGATCTTCGCAATCTTCTTCGTGCCGATGTTCTTCGTGATCGTCGCCCGCCTGTTCAAGCACGGACAGACCGACAGCAAGCCGCACGATCCCGACGCAGAAGAGCCTCACGCTGGCCGCGTGCAGCCGCAGGAAAGCTGAACATGAAAAAGTCGATCCTCATCCTGCTTGCCGGAACCACGCTGCTGGCCGGGTGCAACCTCGCCCCGAAGTACGAGCGGCCGGCCGGCGCGGTGCCGGTGGCGCTACCCCAGGGCGGCGTCTACCCGGCCGCACCCACCGATGCGCAGGACGTCTCGCGCATCGGCTGGCGGGACTTCTTCCTCGACGACCGCCTGCGGCAGGTCATCGAGACGGGCATCGCCAACAACCGCGACTTGCGCATCGCCGCCGCCAACGTCCAGCAAGCGCGCGCGCAGTACCGCGTCCAGCGCGCCGACCGGCTGCCCACCGTCAACGCCACCGGCACCGCGACGTACACCAATAACCTCGCGAGCATGGGCGGCGGCGCCGGCTCGAGTAGTTCCGACATCGAGGTCTACCAGGCGACCGTGGGCCTTTCGGCTTTCGAGCTGGACCTGTTCGGCCGCGTGCGCAACTTGTCGCGCGCCGCGCAGGAGCAGTACTTCGCCAGCGAGGAGGCGCAGCGTTCCGCGCGCATCAGTCTCATCGCCGAGATCGCCAATGCCTGGCTGACGATGGCCTCGGACTCCGAGCAGCTGCGCCTCTCACGCGAGACGGCGAAGGCTTTCGAGGAAACCCTGCGCCTGACGCGCGAGCAATTCCGCGTCGGCGTCGGCTCGGAACTGGAAGTGCGCCAGGCCGAGACCAGCTACCAGGGCGCGGTCAACGACATCGCCGCGCTGGAGACGAGCGTGGCGCGCGACCAGAACGCGCTCAACCTGCTGGTCGGCACCACGGTCCCGGCCGAACAGCTGCCCAACGCCTTCGGCAAGGAGCCGACGACGCGCGACGCGCTGCCCGGCGACGTATCGTCCGAAGTGCTTCTGCGCCGTCCGGACGTGCTGCAGGCCGAGCACCTGCTCATCGCCGAGAACGCCAACATCGGCGCGGCGCGCGCGGCGTTCTTCCCCACGATCTCTTTGACGGGCACGCTCGGCACCCTGAGCACCGCGCTGTCGGGCCTGTTCAAGGACGGCAGCTATACCTACACCGGCTCGCCCGGCGCCTCGCTGCCGCTGTTCGACTTCGGCCGCCGTTCGGGCAATCTCGAATATGCCAGGGCTTCGCAGAAGGTGGCCGTCGCGACTTACGAAAAAGCCGTGCAGACCGCCTTTCGCGAAGTCTCCGACGCGCTTGCCCAGCGCGGCCGCATCGGCGACCAGATCCGCGCCCAGACCACCCGCGCCGAGGCAGCCGGCGTCGCCGCCAGGCTGTCCGACGCGCGGTTCCGTTCGGGGGTGGATTCGTTCCTCGTCACCCTCGACGCCCAGCGCACCGCCTATGGCGCCGAGCAGGCGCTGGTCACCACCCGGCTGACCCAGGCGAGCAACCTGGTGGAACTATACCGCTCACTCGGCGGCGGACTGGCGGACGAGCCTCTGCATGGGGAGGCAAGGAACGGAGAGATCGACACGAGCGGTGCGCCTTGACGCGCAGCTGACCAACTGGGAGTGCAGTCCGGTGAAGGAACAGCAAGTATCGACGAGTGAAATCAACACACGTCGCCATCGGCGCGAACTTCCCAAAGCCGCCCCCAGATCCAAGGATCGGACATTTCGTCGAAGCCGGCTGATCGATGCCGCCCGAGGCCTCTTCCACGAGAAGGGTCGTGCGGCTGAGCGGAACAAGAAAGTGTCGTAAGGGGCATTATTTCTTTTCAAAAGTCCCATTCGGAATTAGGTTGGCGTAGCGGTCTGAGGCCGCCGTTTGCGACGGCGTCGGGCACGGAGAAGTCGTAGCTCCCGAGGAAATTGATGTGACGCCAGAATATCGGCGAGAGTCGAGCGATATCGGCGGGCAGCGGTGGCGCCCCGGCCTCGCTGAGTTGGCGCACGGTTTCCTGCATGTAGACAGCGTTCCAGTGGACGATGGAGTTGAGGGCGAGACCGAGGACCCCGAGCTGCTCCTCTTGGCCTTGACGCAAAGGGCTTCTGATTTCGCCCCGATCGCCGTGATGGACGCGCCGACCGAGCTTGTGGCGCAATTCCTGCCGGTTGAGCTGAAACAAGATCCGTCGGCGGAACGGTCGGTCGTCGATGTATCGCAGGATGTGCAGCGTCTTGATGATGCGCCCCAGTTCAGACAGGGCCTTGGCCAGGGTCGTTGGGCGGTCTTTGACCTGCAGCATGCGCATGACGCCTGCGGCCTTGAGGTGGCCGAGCTTGATCGACCCGGCCAAACGGATCAGGTCGGACCAGTTTTCCCTAATCAGATTGATTTTGATCCTGCCCCAGGCAATCTCATCGAATTGTCCGTAGCTCGCCTGGCGGTCGATGCGCCACAGCTTCGCGCCGCCGATGTCCGCCAGACGGGGGCTGAATCGGTAGCCCAGGAGCCAGAACAGGCCGAAAATTGCGTCGGAATAGGCAGCGGTGTCGGTCATAATCTCCAGAGGATCGAGCTCGGTTTCCTGCTCCAGCAGGAGAGCCAGGACGACCAAACTGTCGCGCAAGGTGCCGGGGATGACCGCTCCGGCCAGCCCGCTGAACTGATTGGAAATCATGTTGTACCAAGTGACGCCGCGCTCCTGGCCATAGTATTTGGGATTGGGGCCGGCATGTATGGCGCTCGACGGAGCGACAAACCGCATTCCGTCCGCGCTGGCCACCTCTCCGGCGCCCCAGTGGCGAACGATATCCAGGCGATTGTGGGCGGCAACGATCGCGGCGTTCGCCGCAGCTATGGTCTCAGGCCGAATGAAATTCTGATTGACCCAAGACAGCCGGTCGCGACGCAGAGCCGCAATTTCCGGGCGCACAACTGGCTCAAGACCGATGTTGCAGGCGCCGCCGACCAGGGTTGCGCACAGGCTTATCTCGAAGTGCTCGACGGTGGCCTGACGCTCGCTCAGATGGGTAAAGGACTTGGCGAATCCGGTTCGCGCCATGACTTCAAGAAAGATGTCGGGCATCCCCGCCTTCGGCATGCGCGTTTGGACGGCGCCGCGCAGCGCACGAAGGCTCTCGGATTCATCAAGCTTGTCGAGGGGCGTGACCACAATCCCGGTCTTGTCGGCGACCGTCTCGAAACGCAGGTCAGGATTGTGGCCGGCGCGCGCGACGACATGTCGATATGCCTCGTCGAGAAGGCGGGAGAGACCGTCAATCTCAGTGTCGGCTTCCAGAGATCGGCCCAGGGCGCGTGCCACCATCAACCTGGAATTGTGCCAGGACTCGCCCTCGAGCATCCCGCGCCGAGGATCTCCGTATCGGATGCCGGGCTTGGCGAACACATCGCGATGCTTGATCGCGAGACGCCATGCATCGATGATCGCGAAGACATAGGCTTTCGGGTCCCGCACACTGCCTTCATGATCCAGGACATGTTGCCTCCACGCCTTTGGGATCGCAGCGGTCGGTGCGCCGCGCATCTTGGCGAGAGACGACCAGTCGTCTACGCCCTTGAGGTAGCTGATCGCGGCCTTGACGTTTTTGCCGCCCGGGGCGGCGTCGGTCTCGATGCGGTTGGTGATTTCGAAGAACAATTTCCGGGCACCCCGCCACTTTCTCCGCAGTTGGTCGTAGGGCTTGCTCTCTGCGGGCTTGGCGATCGCCTCCACCTTGGACATGGCGGCCTCGATGTCGGGACGGGGCAACCGCTCGAAGAGCACATCTCTCCATTCATTGAGGGGCAGGACATCGTCGGTCAAAACCAACAGACCCATCGCGTGGAGCAGCATCGCGGCGCCATCGAGATCGCGCAGACTGCGCAGACGGTCCTGTTTGTCGGCGGCTTCGGCCCCCTTCACCAAATCGGCAAGCAGAACCTCGGCCAGCTCGGCGGCATCGTCCTGGGCCGCCGCTTCGAGCGTATGGAAGAGCGCGGCTACAGTCGCGGTTCGACGAGGCTCCTGAAGGGCC
This portion of the Sphingobium aromaticiconvertens genome encodes:
- a CDS encoding Tn3 family transposase: MPTRHLTDAQRQGFSRFDGEPSADQLARYFHLDQTDRDLIGTLRGDHNRLGFTVMLTSARFLGAFPVSPSEIPASVLATVIEQLALEPATDVDAYFAGSRRIRHLALIRTHCGFTDFGDNAVARFRLTRWLYALCWSGDERPGPLIDRAAAWLIANKVLLPGVTVVERLVGRIRDRARTRLWRHLVASLSDDQRARIAALFDDGDTSTFAALDALRTVPSKRMPTELFRHLDRLDAVRAFNLRPAPPRGVPATTLERLARVARVSKPSAIAALQEPRRTATVAALFHTLEAAAQDDAAELAEVLLADLVKGAEAADKQDRLRSLRDLDGAAMLLHAMGLLVLTDDVLPLNEWRDVLFERLPRPDIEAAMSKVEAIAKPAESKPYDQLRRKWRGARKLFFEITNRIETDAAPGGKNVKAAISYLKGVDDWSSLAKMRGAPTAAIPKAWRQHVLDHEGSVRDPKAYVFAIIDAWRLAIKHRDVFAKPGIRYGDPRRGMLEGESWHNSRLMVARALGRSLEADTEIDGLSRLLDEAYRHVVARAGHNPDLRFETVADKTGIVVTPLDKLDESESLRALRGAVQTRMPKAGMPDIFLEVMARTGFAKSFTHLSERQATVEHFEISLCATLVGGACNIGLEPVVRPEIAALRRDRLSWVNQNFIRPETIAAANAAIVAAHNRLDIVRHWGAGEVASADGMRFVAPSSAIHAGPNPKYYGQERGVTWYNMISNQFSGLAGAVIPGTLRDSLVVLALLLEQETELDPLEIMTDTAAYSDAIFGLFWLLGYRFSPRLADIGGAKLWRIDRQASYGQFDEIAWGRIKINLIRENWSDLIRLAGSIKLGHLKAAGVMRMLQVKDRPTTLAKALSELGRIIKTLHILRYIDDRPFRRRILFQLNRQELRHKLGRRVHHGDRGEIRSPLRQGQEEQLGVLGLALNSIVHWNAVYMQETVRQLSEAGAPPLPADIARLSPIFWRHINFLGSYDFSVPDAVANGGLRPLRQPNSEWDF